In a single window of the Labeo rohita strain BAU-BD-2019 chromosome 23, IGBB_LRoh.1.0, whole genome shotgun sequence genome:
- the dnajc5ab gene encoding dnaJ homolog subfamily C member 5 produces the protein MAEQQRQRSLSTAGESLYVVLGVDKNTPPEDIKKSYRKLALKFHPDKNPDNPDAAEKFKEINNAHAILSDPTKRNIYDKYGSLGLYVAEQFGEENVNTYFVLSSWWAKALFIFCGVATGCYFCCCLCCCCNCCCGKCKPHPPRSDEPDFYVSPEDLEAQMQSDERDGSSPIVMQPSSATETTQLTADSHHTSYRTDASY, from the exons ATGGCGGAGCAGCAGAGACAGCGTTCACTCTCCACGGCGGGGGAATCACTATACGTGGTCCTGGGAGTTGATAAGAACACACCACCAGAAGACATAAAGAAATCCTACAG AAAACTTGCTTTGAAGTTCCACCCAGACAAGAATCCTGACAATCCAGATGCGGCTGAGAAATTCAAAGAAATCAACAATGCTCATGCCATTCTGTCAGACCCCACCAAACGCAACATCTATGACAAATACGGATCTCTGGGCCTCTACGTGGCAGAACAGTTTGGAGAGGAGAATGTTAACACATACTTTGTATTGTCCAGCTGGTGGGCCAAG GCATTGTTTATATTCTGCGGAGTGGCCACAGGCTGTTATTTCTGCTGTTGTCTGTGCTGCTGTTGTAACTGCTGCTGTGGGAAGTGTAAACCTCATCCTCCTCGATCAGATGAGCCAGATTTCTATGTGTCTCCTGAAGACTTAGAAGCTCAGATGCAGTCTGATGAGAGAG ATGGCAGCAGCCCCATCGTGATGCAGCCGTCCTCTGCCACAGAGACCACTCAGCTGACTGCAGACTCTCACCACACCAGCTACCGGACAGACGCCAGCTATTAA
- the trim101 gene encoding tripartite motif containing 101: MSLPLDIRSYHKDPSLGTLEQQLICPICVEVFTKPVVILPCLHNLCRKCANELYQPSLFQVGIGGRFRCPSCRREVVLDRHGVYGLQRNLLVENIIDVYKQESESSRPPPKPPAEFNCKEHEDEKLNIYCITCQVTSCSLCKVFGAHKNCQVVPLPDVYQQQKAELSDRLASLVSTNDHVQAFVSELEALHRNIEENSRIQKQILSEKFDSLSAILEERRKIMTQQITSEQEEKTGWTQSLLQTYSEHVDTNSKLIQAVQNAIEDPEMASFVQTSQDLIEKVGKASKCFTQETLDPEYEKMDHYRVDFEAEERVLNQLDFMEIEEEAEETPDEPESEPESEPEPVLTPEPDSEPDQDLKSDGSETTNPTPEITEDTCGQANSCTNIRKVVLCEKNGLSTTQIVTLGFYFLGFLVILQRIWGNIQYLIFI, translated from the exons ATGTCTCTTCCACTGGATATACGCTCTTACCACAAAGACCCCTCTTTGGGCACGCTGGAGCAACAACTCATTTGTCCCATCTGTGTGGAAGTCTTCACGAAACCAGTGGTCATTCTGCCCTGTCTGCACAACCTCTGCCGCAAATGTGCCAATGAACTATACCAG CCGTCTCTCTTCCAGGTTGGAATTGGAGGACGTTTTCGCTGCCCGTCCTGTCGGCGTGAGGTTGTCTTGGACCGTCATGGAGTTTATGGACTGCAGCGCAATTTACTTGTGGAGAACATTATTGATGTTTACAAACAGGAGTCTGAAAG CTCTAGGCCTCCACCGAAGCCTCCTGCCGAGTTCAACTGTAAGGAGCATGAAGATGAGAAGCTTAATATTTATTGCATCACGTGTCAGGTGACCTCCTGTTCTCTCTGTAAGGTGTTTGGGGCCCACAAAAACTGCCAGGTAGTTCCCCTGCCTGATGTTTACCAGCAGCAAAAG GCTGAACTCAGTGACAGACTTGCTTCTTTGGTTTCCACAAATGACCACGTTCAAGCTTTTGTCAGTGAACTAGAAGCACTCCATAGGAACATAGAG GAAAACAGCAGGATCCAGAAACAGATTTTGTCTGAGAAGTTTGATAGCTTGTCTGCTATTCTGGAGGAACGTCGTAAGATCATGACCCAACAAATCACTTCTGAGCAGGAAGAAAAGACTGGCTGGACCCAATCTTTACTGCAAACATATAGTGAGCACGTAGACACAAACTCAAAGTTGATCCAGGCAGTCCAGAATGCCATAGAGGACCCAGAGATGGCTTCTTTTGTGCAG ACCTCACAAGACCTTATTGAGAA GGTTGGTAAAGCATCTAAGTGCTTCACTCAGGAGACCCTGGATCCTGAATATGAGAAGATGGATCACTACAGGGTTGATTTTGAAGCGGAGGAGAGAGTTCTTAACCAGCTGGATTTCATGGAGA TTGAAGAAGAAGCGGAGGAAACACCTGATGAACCAGAGTCAGAACCTGAGTCTGAACCTGAACCAGTGCTGACCCCAGAACCTGACTCTGAACCAGATCAGGATCTGAAATCAGATGGTTCTGAGACGACCAATCCCACACCGGAGATAACAGAGGACACTTGCGGACAAGCAAACAGTTGTACAAACATCAGAAAAGTTGTTTTGTGTGAGAAGAATGGCTTAAGCACTACACAG ATTGTCACCCTAGGCTTTTATTTCCTGGGCTTTCTGGTCATCCTACAGCGAATATGGGGAAACATTCAGtaccttatttttatatag